ttttgtgtgaaaatcttaatgcggttcgcagaatacatctacttacaaagtttcaacagtatagttcttatagtttcggaaaaaagtggctgtgacatacggtcggacagacagacagacagacatgacgaatccataagggttccgttttttgccatttgactacggaaccctaattacaCTTATGCGTTAGCTTAGCCCCCTCTGAATTTTGGTCATTTCAGTATCATCCATTCATTAATATTAATTCCATAAATAGATCCAACATCTTGAATCCTCGATGGTTGCTCAACACATCAATGTGGAATGCTAGTTCTTGCCAGTAATACCAGGCACGAACCCTGAGTTTAACTTGCGTCACTTATTTACTTTGTACATGGGTGACGCGTTCGTTGGCTATATAGATTATAGTCAAGATAGACGTCATAAAAAATTagaatcttttaattttttcaagtttatcttttttgtacaatagAAATTTACATCTGTAAAGGCAGTCATTTTACAAAAAGATTAACTTTTGTCACACTCACAATGTATCGAGCGCGAACTTCATCTGTATAGAAGTAAACTCATACATAAATATTTTCTGACACTAattgaataaatgatttatgatttatttatttaattgactaAATATATCAACCTATATAACTACATGTATCAACCGTTAGAATCAACCTGTACATGTTAacacaaattattttattcggttCGATTTGACACGATTCGTGctggtaataaataatatgtttatttgtttaacaTCAATTTGTTCCTTCTAATGTTGATTTAAATTGATTCGGTCTTgctgaaaacatatttatttttttatgggaaACGTGTGATCGAAGACTAGCGTAGGCGACACGttctctttttatttttaattaaagtcTGAGAGGCGTAAACCCATaaatcaatatttattataagtattattaaccagaatgaataaaataatattgttaTTAATGTTGTTAGCAAGGTTATAtacttaatatattatattattgtgtTGGCCTTGATTCGGTTGACTTGATTGTTAACTTGTTTTACAGAGTATAAATCGTATACATTCTAATGGTATACATTTTTTACCGACTTAAAAAAGGAGGATACCAAGTTGACCTTATTTTTCTCAGACGTACGGCATTTCTCAACCGAGGAAGTAAGTAAACTCCTCAAAAGCTTTAGGCGTGCATATAACGATGACGACGATGTTTATCGACAAACCAAGCATTATTTGCATTTAAAACAGTGCAATCTGATACTCGTAAGTGTAACTTTCTGAAGGAgaccagaacggaactcttcaaagACACGTATTTCACATGTCACCTTTGTTAAGTTTGTTGAGCATGTCTTTCAAATCCTGACCTTGAATCTTGAAACATACCCGAAGCGCAAACTTTTTAGTGAAATAACTAATTGTCTAGACAAGAACGAGTCCTGCagaatactcataataaaaactaaaaacgagTAGGTAGATATATGACACTAGTATATAAGAAGCAAATATGAGCAAGGTAGTATTTTCACTCTAGTGCTTTTTTTCATTAGTGCGCGCGAGTCAATGGTTTTGTCCTCGCATACCGCTACGTAGGGACGTTGCTCATCTGTAGTGTGAACTTTAAAGATGACCATGATACTGACACAATGCTTGTTTCTATCAGGCGATAATGTGCGTGAAATGCGGGTCGCTGCTGGGCCCGATCGTGGGCGGCGCGCTGGGCGCCAAGGAGACGTGCCGGCTTTGCGGAGAAGGTCACCTCGTCGCGCTCGACATACCCTACATCTTCAAGTTCTTCGCCACGCAGCTCGCCTCCGTCAACATCAACGTTAAGATAAACTGCGATATAAACCTTGCTGTTAGGAGAGAGAAAATTTAGATGTTAAGTACACCTAACCTAGCtcacttaaaataaaactattattatattttcttaGTTTTGACTTTATAGGGACTAACCCCGCACGCATTGTTGCTATGATAAAACGTTTGTACCTGTgtcatatttatttgttattgtcGAGTATGCTAGTATTGTTTACAGTAAGTGTTAATGATAAGAATGCTTTGAAAAATTACTGGGCACTGAGGACCATGCCATCGTACCGTATGACGCATTCgtttattaagcatatcaaaATGAAAGATTACTTTAGCCAATTTCTCGGCAAAACGAATGCAGTCAGATAAGCCATGCGGACGGCCGCGGTGGCGTGTAGTACGCTGGCCGTGATACCACGCGTTACAAGTCCATATTCACGTGCGGGCACCTACTCGTACCCCTGCACTCCGCGCAGGCATGCTTCGCGAATCCGTATGTTCTTAATTGTGGCCTACGTTATATCAAGTTTAATTGTCGTGAAAGGCCAACGACTTCTCACTGTAAACCCTTTTGCACGGTCCATAACTCCCTCCAAAATGCACCGATACCCACAATCTGTATGGAAACATTGTTACGTGTACAGTGCGTGTCCTAAGTGTTGTATAAATTGGAACCATCCAAGGCTTGCAACAAGCTCAACCCCTTTCAAAATCATACCTGTATGGGATTCGACCGTGCCAATGAATCGCAATGGGCAAGTATGGCCGCTTAGCAACTACCCCATGCTCCGAGgaaataagattaatttgcCTGTACATTCAGAGCATTATAGGCTTTTATCACTTATGACATCTACAGTCTCCGCCCATCCACACAGTGCACATTTATCGATTAACAATTTATCTCAAACTACAACTGTGACGTTAAACAGCTTAAACAAAACGAGGGACTCTATGATCACTTACCAGAAGAATTCTGTTAAACTTAAAATGACTTCAAACAAGCCAGGATCTTTTTTCAATAATACTTTCAATGGAAGAAGAATGAATGATGCAAAGAATAAAGGGGTCACAAACACAAAACCAATATTACTTGGTGTCACAAACAGCAAGTCAATGTTGCTGCAAAATAAGACTGATCGTGATCATGTGCAAAATGCTGGGAATGCATCCACCACTGTCCCACCCTTGGATGTGGCAACTACACAATCGGTGCTAAGTTTAATGCAATATCACTATGGAACAACCTCAACAACTTTCTTTAACACGTCTTCCCACAACAGTAATAAATCTGGTAGTCCAACAAAAAGAGACATTATTTTTAGAATATTTAGGAAAACACTAGATCGAGTTGAACGTAAGTTTCTATTGGTAAGTAATGAACTGagtttttttacctacttcttGACGCTATCTGGTCGCGTTTCAATTAACTAGTCATCTTCTGCTAGTAATacataatgtaaaaaaacacgtataagtacctacattaaaattatGCATCAGCCGCAATAGATAGTGATCCATGCAATGCTTACTTGCATGCTTGCTTGAAATTTAATTGTTTCATTTCAGAACGAGTAGTAAAATATGTACGTAGGAAGGTACCTAAGTCATACCGTAACTCATACATTTATGCTATGCATTCAAAATTACCTACCGTGAAATAGTATACAACTTTTCGCTTTGCATATTCTTCGACGTCAAGGCTGCAGCTTGGTTCCCATTAAATaactatattaaatatttatataattgtTGTTTGCAGTCGGCGTTCAATAAGTTGACCGCTATCAGTCCAGACAATCGGAAAGAAAATGGAATTAGCTTTTTACAATCGGGGCTTTTCCTATACCATCTGCTGATGACACTGTCTATTACAATGGATCAAAACGCAGTTCGAGAAATAGAAGAATATATTGGTTTAAATATGTCGGAAGCAGTAAGTAACATGAGaatgtaatatgcctactttcTATACTTATTTTTAACGAAATCTGGTGCTAATGGATTTGAAAACGGCTCAGGTTTAGTAATCTGTACCTAACTCTGGGTTTGATATTTATCAATAACTTGTATTTGTTTGTAGGATAAAATCGAGATATTAGAACGAACAGTATCATGGCTTCCAAAATCCAGCGCAGAGCTGAAATTCAGGTGGTCGTCGCGGCTGGTACTGCAGCGCGCGGCGGACGGGGACGCGTTCCACAGCGCCGCCGCGCGCGCTCTGCCGCTGCGGCTGAGCTGGCTCGACGGCAACGAGACCACGGCACAACTTACCGAAACTCTTAACAGTATGGTAACGTCACTTCTAACCGTACCTAATAACGCACAGCTACGTTTACCTATCCAAAAGACCGAGATTTTTAGAAATTATTGCCAATATTAATTATACTTTTTAAGTATCAGTAagttatgtattatatatatcgtcaaCTAGtgtccacaacacaagccttattgagcttactgtggactaggtcgatctgtgtaaaattgtcctataatatttattaatttttatttattgatggcTAAAAGCTAGACACTCATCAATGCTAAATGCCCTATA
Above is a window of Cydia splendana chromosome Z, ilCydSple1.2, whole genome shotgun sequence DNA encoding:
- the LOC134804024 gene encoding uncharacterized protein LOC134804024 yields the protein MRTAAVACSTLAVIPRVTSPYSRAGTYSYPCTPRRHASRIRMFLIVAYVISSLIVVKGQRLLTVNPFARSITPSKMHRYPQSVWKHCYVYSACPKCCINWNHPRLATSSTPFKIIPVWDSTVPMNRNGQVWPLSNYPMLRGNKINLPVHSEHYRLLSLMTSTVSAHPHSAHLSINNLSQTTTVTLNSLNKTRDSMITYQKNSVKLKMTSNKPGSFFNNTFNGRRMNDAKNKGVTNTKPILLGVTNSKSMLLQNKTDRDHVQNAGNASTTVPPLDVATTQSVLSLMQYHYGTTSTTFFNTSSHNSNKSGSPTKRDIIFRIFRKTLDRVERKFLLSAFNKLTAISPDNRKENGISFLQSGLFLYHLLMTLSITMDQNAVREIEEYIGLNMSEADKIEILERTVSWLPKSSAELKFRWSSRLVLQRAADGDAFHSAAARALPLRLSWLDGNETTAQLTETLNSMVMSDSGGSMHDTFSEDEVESGVCAAALGTVYLRGTWRAAPTLLNDTLPFRDAPAAPQRSSRYFRLNDLMGYSYLHEWETEAIEIPYATPGLTLLILVPKEPSLRPLVERAAAVGLDAVVGVMHTMRVAVTLPLYTLRMTLLLPNKLQDMGMQSLLNNGTDCQPVRLSHAVQRLMFWAEAGRNAFKDDGIEWDPRPELEIVVDRPYLFFVRWDNITIMNGVFVL